Within Bos mutus isolate GX-2022 chromosome 24, NWIPB_WYAK_1.1, whole genome shotgun sequence, the genomic segment tagATCCCACACTTCAGTGatgtcatgtggtatttgtccttctgactttgcttagtatgatttccaggtccatccatgtagctgctaatggcatttcattctttttatggctgagtagtattccattctgtgtgtacatgtgtgtgtatgtatctgtatatatacatgtgtgcagatatatacatatgcacaaaCCTGATGGTTGTGTCcttctcttggctattgtgaataatgctgctatgaatacaggggtgcatgtatccttgaattatagttttatctagatatatgtccaggagtggaattgctgggtcatctgGTAATTGTATTTTTGGTTTCCTGAGgaacttttcatactgttttcacCAGTGGCTGCATCTGTTTACAGTCCCCACTAGTATAGAAagattccctttctccacaccctctccagcattttatactttttaatgatggccattttgtCTGGTGTGAGGTGGAACCTAAttctggctttgatttgcatttctctaattagtgatgttgaatattgtttccatgtatcttctttggagaactgtctctTTAGGTCATCTGCCCATTTTGAAATTGGGTTTTTCTTGTTGAGTGTATTAcagagctgtttgtgtattttggaaattaagctgttgtcagttgcattgtttacaaatattttctgtagattttttagttttatggtttccttttgcACATCTTACaagctgtgcaaaagcttgtaagttagATTAggtcccctttgtttatttttatttctattgctttgggagactgacctaagaaaacattgatatGATTTATATCAGGATATTTTAcccatgttctcttctaggagttttatggtgttgtCTTATTAAGCCTTTAAGCCAGTTTATTTTCAACAAAGGATGATTTAAgtggcaatttaaaaaaaggagtgTCTTAATGAActctgaaggaaaggaaaaaaacttgAACCAGAAACCTTTAGCCCCTTCTGGTTAGATCTGGGAGAGGGTGACCCCAGGGTTCATCTGGATACTCTGGTCATGCTGAcagaggaggagggcatgccCTGTGTCCTCGTCCTCCTTGCTGCTGGTCCAGCCCAGGAGTCCTGGCTTCATCCCTGTGAGTTGTCAACATGTGTCCTCTTTCCTTGTCCTTTCTGCCAGGGACAGTTGGGCTAGGCATCATGGGACTCAAGTAAACATCCTGTAACTACTTCTTAAAGTAAAAAACCGTGCCTTGTTTTTAACAAATTTAAGAACTTAAAGCCAGTGAACCACCAAGGCTCCTGACACCATGTGATCCACTGATCACCCTTCACTCTCCACGGGTGAGAGAATGGGTCAGCAGCATTTAGTAACGAGGAGCGAGGTATCTTCAGTATTCCACCCCTACAAAATAATACTTGCCTGGCAAAATACTGTGATTTGTTTCATGAAGGGACATGGGGAGCAAAAATTAAAGCAGGGCGTATGGATCTGGGAAGATAATGGTCTTATGTTGTTTTTAGCTGCAGCGAGAACCAAGGCCTTTCCCCAAGCTCAAAATCCTTCGAAAAGTTGAGACAATCGATGACTTCCAGGCCGAAGACTTTCAGATTGAAGGCTACAATCCTCATCCGACTATTAAAATGGAAATGGCTGTCTAGAGTGCTTTTAAAGGCATTGTTTGAAGGATATTTACACCCAGGTAAAAGTTCACTGGGCTCTAAAGGCGAAGGATCTAGGTCAAAACGTGTTAGTGATCTGTTGGTTGTTATCCATTAACTTTTAAGAATGTTGCCACTGGCAAATAAGAGCTGTGCTGTTCTCTTAGTAATAAAAGGCCTTGGGTTTGGGTGACTCACTGAGGGTGTCTGTACATACAGTGATTTTGAATAAAGACAGGAAagagaatttatatatattaattcaaaTTTCATAGTGTTTTTAGGAAAATGGTCAGTGCATTTCAAGAATTATATACACTATTTCCCTAAATCTGAGCAAGCTGGGTAACACCCATCCGTCATGTTAATGCCTAGTGTGGTTATGAACGTTTAAAGTTTTATATCTTGCTACAATAAATGTTCTGCgttcatgttttattatttatttgtgtagTTCCTGCCTAAAGTAGATTAACTGAACCCTCCTAAATAAACACACATGTGCTGTGTTCTGGTTTGGATGTGGCTTAGAGAGGGAATATTTTAGAAATGCTGAGTAAGCTAGTTCACcctgtttttctgtgtttcatcTAATTCTGGCtttctttatcattaaaaaacaatGATTATCTAGAATAAAGGCTTTAAGGGTTATAAAAATAGTTGATACCATTTTACCCTCATTAGCTTCAGCACAGTGTGAATTCTCTAATAGGCTTACACTGAGCAAGAGAGAGAGGCTGAGCCACCTCAGGGCCGtcagtgattttttaaacttttgttgcagagcagatTCTGCACAGTGCTGCAGCACTGTCTGTATTACACTGACTTATGAcaagtgtcttttttaaaaagattaaggaAGTATTTCAGCATGCTGCTTGTTTTCAAAGTACAGTTCAACGTCTAGGTATCAGCATGTGATGAAAAATTTAGGAACATCTTTCTGTACTTTGAATTAATTGGagctatttttgtttaaatactaCACAGGAGAATTTTTTCTGCTAAAAGAATCAAGTAATAATGATGACTAAGCTGATCCCTGAGGTTAGTACGACTTTTAGCTGAACTTGTCTTGATTGgtaggatgattttttttttttccttctatttttgtaAAACCAGACCAAGAAATCTTAAGCCTTTTCACTTAAAGCAAAAGGTGTCAGAGCTGAGTGCTTATTCCCTTGAGCACTTAGAAGCTTCTTCCAGACTTCACCATCTGGATAGCGGTGTCTCTTTACCGAGTCCTCCTTCATTTCTGTTGAATAACCAGCATCCTATCAAAGACAAAAAATGGAGTTGTTAATAACCTCCCAGAACAAAAGCCATTTATTTACTTCTGCTGCTCCAAGAAATGCTTTTAAGTCTCAGCCAGAGGCAACtgcattaacatttttaaaagttcagtttgTTTGAAATGGTGGAGAGATGTCCTGCTGCTTCACAGGGTTAGGTAACTAATCACACTTCCTTAGTTCCACCTCTGCTGGTGAAAATGAGCCCCGATCTCTTGAACAGGAGGGTCaatgaaacagattaaaaaaaaaaaaaaaaggtgcagtCCAAACCTTTTGCTAACTTGCTAGATGGTGCCTGGTTTTTAGTTCTGTTgcatggggtggggggcaaggagTGCGTGTTTTCAGGTCCAGCTAGTGGGGAAAGGCTGCTGGGAGAGAAGTCTTGTCGGGCTATTTCACCCCAAACCCTGACCTTTGTGCCTGGGGACTTAAGACTAAAGAACCATTTGTTTCTAGATaatgaaaacagactcagaggAGACCAAGCTTTGTGCCCGGGGGTCTAGCTCTCCAGAACAGTAGGGCGGGGCCGGCAGACCTTCTGAGgaagcctggggggtgggggcactgcATGCTCACCTTTGGAGGCATGTAGGCAGCCTCCCTGATCAGCACAGGGTACTTGAAATGCTCATGCAGGTGGTCGACATATTCACACATCCTGGGAGGAAGGAGTCAGGTTGGAGTAACAATGCCTTCAGTTAGATGGGCTGCTGGGCAGAGGGCCGAACACCACTGAGAGAGATGGACTCGGTCTAGGGGTGGCTGATACCCCATGGTTCTAGGCAAACCCTTCAGCCTTTTTCTCATCCCTGAAAACCTGCAGGACCTTTCAAGGTTGGTCAAAACCCACCCCCCTCCTTGGTTCTGTTTTGCAGAACTGAAATGGGGGAGGCAGAAAACCCTAGGAGTGGTGGTTTTTAGTTTAAAATCTCTCAGGTGTTTTAAAACTCAGCTGAAGAACCAAATATTGCTTTATAGAAGAAGTCCCCGTAAGACCCTCCCAGGTCCCCGTAGACAGACTCCTCAGTCCTGAACTTGATGTTCACCTTTCCCAGGCATGTCTTCATGCTCTCACTACATACTCCTAGTGATGTCTGAAGTACGGTATTTAAttctgggaagaaagaaaagcatagtAAAACCGTATGTGTGCAGGTGACTAGAAGGAGACTGTCCTAATTTAAAACTCATCTGGGGCATGTTGAGAAATGAGATGGAACTAAAAGATGCAGCCAGATGATGAAGACTCCAGCGTTGGGAAGAGACTGGACAGAGGCAGACAGTATGTGATGAAAGCGAGGCTTTAGAAAGTCAAAAATAGCAACTGGGTTTTGGGTTTGCATTTGGTTTCaactctcccccttccccacctccccccccaaCTTATGTACCTAGAAAACAGCTACCAGGAAACCAccctttaaaagaaagaagactaTATTTAGAGGTGGGTCTCTAAACTGAGTTCTAGGATGTGCCAAGTGGCCAGGGTTCTTTGTGGACTGAGAGGCAGTACTGACGGTAACGCCACATCACTGACCTGTCTTGGAGGCTTGCAGAGACAGATATGAAGTCAAATATGATCAGATGCTGCACCAGTTCACAGAGGCCAACTCCCCCGGCGTGCGGGCACACAGGAACTAGAAGTGTAGACAGGTTGCCACTGAGTGCCAAGGAGGGCAGAGGGGGAGGTATGAAGGGGGAATCTGTGGCTTTTCTTAGTGTCTGCAGGTGATTATATCATTAATATTTAGGACTGAAAATCAAAGATTGCCTGATTAAGCTTGAGTTAGAAAAATGTCAGCATGGCAACTCCAGAGGGAAGCAGGGTATGTGATGTGTGGGGAGATGGTGCCTGGTCCGCGGCCCCATGGCACCCTTACTTTCAAACTTCTTGGCCATCAGCAACACTGAGAGGTTCTCGTTGACACTTCCCAGCCTGCAGCTGTCGATCTGCAGAAACTTCAGGGCTTTCGCCTGCAGGAGTTGCTTAAATATCACTCTATTGTGGCACTGGAAAGAGAATTAAAACACACCAACAGGAGAGTCAGCCCTCGCCTTCAGGGTCTATGAACCTGGCACCGTGCCCACTCCAAGTCACTCGACAGTGGCCTCCTGGGAGCCTGGACTGTATGCATTCTTCATCCTCTGGGCGTGAGGCGAGCCCTGACAGGCAGGAGGGGACCGCCTGCTCACCTCATTACAAGTCTGCTggcagaagtgtgtgtgtgtgtgtctcatgtAAAAGACCATAAGACTGTGTGTCAGTCTTTTGTGTGTCGCATAAAAGACCATCTATCAGGGCGTGGCCGCCACCAGCACTGGTAAGTGGGAGAAGCAGCATGGGGATGAGATACAGGGACCGCGGTGAGCAGGTGACCCGGGCGACAAACAGACACAGGGCAGAAGAGCGCGGCTCCCTTGGCCAGGAGAGCCAAGAACCCGCCCCTCACACAGCGCCGCTCGTGGGCAGTCTGTCGCGGGTTTTCGCAGGCGCTTGTGCTCGTTGACAAGCAAAGAGAGGGAACACTGTGTGTTTAAGTAGTTTTGAGGCTGACTTTCTTAAACGGGGCCTACTAGACCCCTGCAGCTTTACATTGCTGCCTTGTAAATTCTGATGAGATACTTTGAAAAAGATCAGTGACCTGAGTCACAGGAATTGTAGAAGAATCTACAAACTCTTGACCATGTCTTGCTGTAAAGTAACCCCATTTCTTAGATGAAGAAAACCTCCCGTCGCAGAACACAGGTGGTGTAGCCTCGTGGGCAGTGTCCCCAGGCAGTACCAGTGTGTGCCACCCCAAGGAGATGTCTCCTACCTGTTCTCCTGTGGCCACGCCGATGCCCAGGGGGGCCAGTGCCTGTGAATACAAGGCAACCTGATGTCACTTTCCTGTTTTTGAACTGACACTCctaatgtttgaaaatatttttgggcTGTTCAGCTATTTAGAGCCGAAGGAAAGAGCCCTGCTTTGGAGCTGTGTGAAGTTTCAGGTGCCGCAGAAGCGGGGCACTGGACCTCCTGGGTCTGATGGCATCACGAGTTCACATCCCACAGCTTGTTCCTCCCCCTGACTCCTCCTTTATAAGTGACCCCCTCTGGCTTCATAGTCAGTGCTGTGAACCTAGCTAATGGGAGACTCCCTGAGACATAGGATGTTTCTCACATTCTTATGCACGGAGTTCTTCTGACACCTGAAGGGGAGAGAAGCCAAGAGGGCCCTCAGTTTGGGTGGATCTGCCCTGGTTCAAGGGCTCTAGGGGAAACAGGGGCAGCCTTCTATGGGTCCGCCTGACCTTGACCTTAGCAAACCTCCACTTTGTTTCAGTCTGGGTGAGTAAAAGATCTGAATATCAGTTAGATTTCTGTATTTACAAAGTACAGGAATCAGGTCTGGTGACCTCTGGGTTGCTGGTAGCCTTTCAACTTCTAGTGATTACTCTCTCTAGGATAAATAGCAGTGCGAGAGGGAACAAGCCCAGGAATCCTAGGGTCTGAGACCACTGCtctagcagcagcagtttctctaCCTTGGAAATGGCAGCGTGTCCCAGAATGTCGTCAGGGGAGGTGGGCTCCTCAATCCACAGTGGCTTGAACTCGGCCAGCTTTGTCATCCACTCCACGGCCTCGGGCACGTCCCAGCGCTGGTTGGCGTCCATCATCTGAAAGGGGAGAGAGACCCTTCAAGGGGAGGCTTACCCACTGCTGACCCTGCTGCAGGGCTGTGCCTCCAGGGAGGAAGTGCTGTCTGTTACTCGTGGTCACTCAGCGCCACGACTGTGGGGCCCAGCATGTAACTGAACAAAGGGGCTGCTGAGATGAGCCTGACATGCCGTCTCGGAGATGGCATCACTCGGAGCTGCTGTGAGATCCAGAAGTGCCCTGGGCTGGGCCCAGAAGTGCTGGCTGGCTCTGAAGCTCCAGCCTGATCTGCAtttgtgcatgtatgctcagtcgtgtctgactctgtgaccccatgtagccaaccaggctcctctgtccatgggatttcccaggcaagaatacaggagtgcattgccatttcctccaggggatcttcctgagccaaggactgaactcatgtctcctgcattggcaggcagattctttaccacttaacctgggaagcccagcctgcATTTAGAAACCACCAAAATACATTTGTCTTGCAAGGTTCGTAGTTTGTAGGAACTGTTTCATCACATTCTGAATCACTCACAGTTAATGCTGAGTTTGTTCTCAATGGTCTCTTACTGGCTATTGTCTACTCTGGTTGGCACGATAATAAATAACCCCAACTGTATCATTAATTAAGCACCTACTGCACAGGCATTTTATGGATCCTGTCACATTTAATGTCATAATAACTCTTTATGAGGCAGTTCATATTAACCCATGCTACAGACAGGAAAGCTGACATGCAAAGGAGTAACTTGCAATAAGTCAAGTAAATGATGATTTCAAGTCTAGGCCTCTGGAAGCCAGGTGCTGAGTGTGCAGAGGTAAGAAAGGGCTTCTCTGTCTCTGACATCATCATGCTTGGCCAAGTCAGACCCAGAGACGGATTTCTCTGGTAGAATGTGCTGAGTGGTACACCCAGAATCGATCTGTGTCATAAATTATTTAGATGAGGATGACCTCAGAAGACAAAAGTAGTGTTAATTCATATACAAATAATGGAGCTTTTGATCCTAGGTCAAGGACTCAAACttctattttaatatatgaaacaTGCTTCCAGAACAATTTAAGACTATCTTACTGTGactttaaggaaaatattttacatgtaataaacataaaaatacacaGGAGTGGCTGATCCTTACATTTATCTCACCAAAAGTTACAGATTCTTGAGCAGTGGCTCCCAGAAACCCACCTACTCAAAGGCAGCCGGGTGGATTTGTTAAGAAGGGAATTAAATGATTGACACACTGGGGCACCAATGGGAGACCTGTTTGTTCAGGCACAGCCACACTAGCACAGAGGAACAATCTCTAAATCCATCTTACTGAATGGTTCTGCagaataaaatagttaaaaactACCCACCCCTCACTGACGTTTGTTGGTTTTCAGCTGTTTTTAAGATTTGCCTACTCCAAGGCCTCAAAGCTGTACCTCTGACATACAGTGTTAAAAATTCCCAATGTTCTTTAATCCTCGCTTGAAGCAGCTTGTTTTGGCCCTAgccagaggcttcccaggtagcactagtaaagaaactgcctgccaatgcaggagacataagaggtgggtttgatccctgggtcaggaagatctcctggagaaggaaatggcaacccactcccgtaatcttgcctagagaaccccttggacggaggagcctggtgggctacaatccatggggttgcaaaaagctggacatgacagaagcgacaCAGCAGAGGCCTCGTAAGAGGCTGCTTGCTTCTCAGCGGCCAGGGAGGGTACTTACCAGTGTCTTCTCAGGCCCAATCATGTTTCTGACGAGTCGGCATCTACGGATGTCATCCTGGAGATCAGCACCAACTTTTACCTTAAACCTGTAACATAAATTTCATCTCATAAT encodes:
- the ENOSF1 gene encoding mitochondrial enolase superfamily member 1 isoform X1, which encodes MVHGRVSRLSVHDVRFPTSLGGHGSDAMHTDPDYSAAYVVLETDAEDGLKGYGITFTLGRGTEVVVCAVNALAPHVLNKDLGDIVGDFRGFYRQLTSDGQLRWIFYRLQTTGEELNLQIGPEKGVVHLATAAVLNAVWDLWAKQEGKPLWKLLVDMDPRTLVSCIDFRYITDVLTEEEACEILRQSQVGKKEREEQMLAHGYPAYTTSCAWLGYPDATLKQLCSEALKDGWTRFKVKVGADLQDDIRRCRLVRNMIGPEKTLMMDANQRWDVPEAVEWMTKLAEFKPLWIEEPTSPDDILGHAAISKALAPLGIGVATGEQCHNRVIFKQLLQAKALKFLQIDSCRLGSVNENLSVLLMAKKFEIPVCPHAGGVGLCELVQHLIIFDFISVSASLQDRMCEYVDHLHEHFKYPVLIREAAYMPPKDAGYSTEMKEDSVKRHRYPDGEVWKKLLSAQGNKHSALTPFALSEKA
- the ENOSF1 gene encoding mitochondrial enolase superfamily member 1 isoform X2 produces the protein MVHGRVSRLSVHDVRFPTSLGGHGSDAMHTDPDYSAAYVVLETDAEDGLKGYGITFTLGRGTEVVVCAVNALAPHVLNKDLGDIVGDFRGFYRQLTSDGQLRWIGPEKGVVHLATAAVLNAVWDLWAKQEGKPLWKLLVDMDPRTLVSCIDFRYITDVLTEEEACEILRQSQVGKKEREEQMLAHGYPAYTTSCAWLGYPDATLKQLCSEALKDGWTRFKVKVGADLQDDIRRCRLVRNMIGPEKTLMMDANQRWDVPEAVEWMTKLAEFKPLWIEEPTSPDDILGHAAISKALAPLGIGVATGEQCHNRVIFKQLLQAKALKFLQIDSCRLGSVNENLSVLLMAKKFEIPVCPHAGGVGLCELVQHLIIFDFISVSASLQDRMCEYVDHLHEHFKYPVLIREAAYMPPKDAGYSTEMKEDSVKRHRYPDGEVWKKLLSAQGNKHSALTPFALSEKA